One Halictus rubicundus isolate RS-2024b chromosome 10, iyHalRubi1_principal, whole genome shotgun sequence genomic window carries:
- the LOC143357815 gene encoding nuclear receptor-binding factor 2, which yields METSILNAAHERQRRAEALLQEGRFKEAAECHEIVASLLGEAHSRLESNYVHFKTSSLSSQTPPTVINSFHSLVTLESLKLQRDYHKRQAAVVRMKQAQYDEYKAALENQQREILSKQVTKKLEEETNDKYDGTLRQAIYRTIEEQDSLLTLMSLPDDHGQAFKYPKDTSTVIEELKTVNYQLRSLVGNLLGQLEAKEEEIRQLTEQLHAVTVNPNDDTRLDNAHSMRLTPLPPLTPLEMPLFDFSST from the exons ATGGAGACTTCAATCTTGAACGCG GCTCACGAAAGGCAAAGGAGAGCGGAAGCGTTGTTACAAGAGGGACGATTCAAGGAGGCAGCCGAGTGTCATGAAATAGTAGCAAGTCTTCTAGGGGAGGCACACTCTCGACTCGAGTCCAACTACGTTCACTTTAAGACCTCCAGCTTATCTAGTCAAACTCCTCCAACTGTGATCAACTCATTTCATTCTCTGGTCACTCTAGAATCTCTGAAACTGCAACGAGATTACCACAAAAGACAGGCTGCTGTAGTTAG aatGAAACAAGCTCAGTATGACGAGTACAAAGCCGCACTGGAAAACCAGCAGAGGGAGATCCTCAGTAAGCAGGTAACTAAAAAGCTAGAGGAGGAAACTAATGACAAGTATGATGGAACTCTTCGCCAAGCCATATATAGAACTATCGAAGAGCAAGATAGCCTGTTGACTTTGATGTCATTGCCAGATGACCATGGCCAAGCTTTTAAGTACCCAAAAGACACTAGCACGGTGATAGAGGAGCTGAAAACTGTAAATTACCAATTGCGCTCTCTGGTTGGCAACTTGCTCGGCCAGTTGGAGGCCAAGGAGGAGGAGATACGTCAACTGACAGAGCAACTGCACGCTGTTACCGTCAATCCGAACGACGACACCAGATTAGATAATGCTCACTCGATGCGTCTCACGCCTTTGCCACCTCTGACTCCCCTCGAGATGCCCCTTTTCGACTTCTCGTCGACGTAA